One genomic region from Zalophus californianus isolate mZalCal1 chromosome 12, mZalCal1.pri.v2, whole genome shotgun sequence encodes:
- the LOC118356142 gene encoding peroxiredoxin-1 yields the protein MSSGNAKIGHPAPNFIATAVMPDGQFKDLSLSDYKGKYIVFFFYPLDFTFVCPTEIIAFSDRAEEFKKLNCQVIGASVDSHFCHLAWINTPKKQGGLGPMNIPLVSDPKRTIAQDYGVLKADEGISFRGLFIIDDKGILRQITVNDLPVGRSVDETLRLVQAFQFTDKHGEVCPAGWKPGSDTIKPDVQKSKEYFSKQK from the coding sequence ATGTCTTCGGGAAATGCCAAAATTGGGCATCCTGCCCCCAACTTCATAGCCACGGCTGTTATGCCAGATGGCCAGTTCAAAGATCTCAGCCTATctgactacaaaggaaaatacattgtGTTCTTCTTTTACCCTCTTGACTTCACCTTTGTGTGCCCCACGGAGATCATTGCTTTCAGTGACAGggcagaagaatttaagaaactcaaCTGTCAAGTGATTGGTGCTTCTGTGGATTCTCATTTCTGTCACCTGGCATGGATCAACACACCCAAGAAACAAGGAGGACTGGGACCCATGAATATTCCCTTGGTATCAGACCCCAAGCGTACCATTGCTCAGGACTATGGAGTCTTAAAGGCTGATGAAGGCATCTCCTTCAGGGGCCTCTTTATCATTGACGATAAAGGTATCCTTAGGCAGATCACGGTAAATGACCTTCCTGTAGGGCGCTCTGTGGATGAGACTCTGCGACTGGTTCAGGCCTTCCAGTTTACTGACAAGCATGGGGAAGTGTGCCCAGCTGGCTGGAAGCCTGGCAGTGATACCATCAAGCCTGATGTtcagaagagcaaagaatatttctcTAAGCAGAAGTGA